One window of Vitis riparia cultivar Riparia Gloire de Montpellier isolate 1030 chromosome 5, EGFV_Vit.rip_1.0, whole genome shotgun sequence genomic DNA carries:
- the LOC117915179 gene encoding bet1-like SNARE 1-1, with product MAIPISEYRDLCRILQSLTASQSSLAQEMAAIRAHQEQMLTNQAQHTAILRQLQHHLGLPSATEHLTPTAAVPHSQFFCSSFYFIFPYRDHRGNRAATFDGIEEGGIRASSSYSHEIDEVDNETAVDGLEDRVVMLKRLTGDIHEEVESHNRMLDRVGNEMDASRGILSGTMERFKMVFETKSSRRMFTLIASFVVIFLVIYYLTR from the exons ATGGCCATTCCCATTTCAGAGTATAGAGATTTATGCCGCATACTGCAGTCCCTGACCGCgtctcagagcagccttgctcaggagatggcagctaTTCGAGCTCACCAGGAGCAGATGTTGACCAACCAGGCTCAACACACTGCCATCTTGAGGCAGCTCCAGCATCATCTCGGTCTTCCATCAGCTACTGAGCATCTCACCCCCACCGCTGCAGTGCCACACTCACAG TTTTTCTGCAgctccttttattttatttttccatacaGGGATCACCGAGGCAATAGAGCTGCCACTTTTGATGGCATTGAGGAGGGTGGTATCAGGGCCTCGTCTTCCTACTCCCATGAAATTGATGAAGTTGATAATGAAACTGCAGTGGATGGACTGGAAGATAGAGTTGTTATGCTGAAGCGA TTGACGGGTGATATACATGAAGAGGTAGAGAGCCACAATCGCATGCTTGATCGTGTG GGGAATGAGATGGATGCATCAAGGGGAATCCTCTCAGGAACCATGGAACGGTTCAAGATG GTGTTTGAGACCAAATCAAGCCGGAGGATGTTTACGCTTATTGCATCGTTTGTGGTCATTTTCCTAGTCATATACTACCTGACTAGGTAA